In the Nitrospirales bacterium LBB_01 genome, one interval contains:
- a CDS encoding alpha/beta hydrolase, protein MADLHFIRAGSGDKKIVFIHGNLASSLWWKKTLSEIKAPCEGYAVDLPGCGKTKETNAVITLEYLASLINNFLNALGLKRVTLVGHSMGGGIAQLTALNYPERVEKLVLVNSIPMHGFQAFYSYGEDKLRQLRQREHVFRKSIRNVVPQLKDTEFFEEIVTQAKAIPDKTYIAHSKAMFESDWSERIGMILCQTLFIQGQHDRFVTMNGSMKTAQAIKNCTFVTLPNCGHSPMVETPDEFNKVLFDFVGC, encoded by the coding sequence ATGGCTGACCTGCATTTTATAAGGGCTGGCTCTGGGGACAAAAAAATAGTGTTTATACACGGTAACCTTGCCTCATCGCTGTGGTGGAAAAAGACCTTGTCAGAGATTAAAGCACCGTGTGAGGGCTATGCAGTGGATCTTCCCGGCTGCGGCAAAACCAAAGAGACCAACGCTGTCATAACACTTGAGTATTTAGCTTCACTTATTAATAATTTTCTGAATGCTTTGGGATTAAAACGGGTAACTCTTGTAGGGCATTCTATGGGAGGCGGCATAGCTCAGCTGACAGCTTTAAATTATCCTGAGCGTGTGGAGAAATTGGTGCTGGTAAATTCCATCCCGATGCACGGGTTTCAGGCGTTTTACAGCTACGGAGAGGACAAACTCAGACAGCTTAGACAGCGTGAGCACGTATTTAGAAAATCAATACGAAATGTTGTGCCACAACTTAAAGATACAGAGTTTTTTGAGGAAATCGTAACGCAGGCAAAGGCCATACCGGATAAGACGTATATTGCGCACTCTAAAGCCATGTTTGAATCCGACTGGTCTGAGCGCATTGGTATGATTTTGTGTCAAACCCTGTTTATACAAGGTCAGCATGACAGATTTGTAACTATGAATGGGAGCATGAAAACTGCTCAAGCCATTAAAAACTGCACTTTTGTAACCCTCCCTAACTGCGGTCACAGCCCGATGGTGGAGACGCCCGATGAGTTTAACAAAGTTTTGTTTGATTTTGTAGGATGTTAA
- the panC gene encoding pantoate--beta-alanine ligase codes for MQQWSQKKHSEGKTIGFVPTMGALHRGHISLIEASKQENDLTVVSIFVNPAQFSAGEDFEKYPRDFDGDFKKLEQTDIDALFLPQASDMYGDGFATFIEVRGISGKLCGAYRAGHFTGVATVVAKLFNTIMPERAYFGLKDYQQCVVIRKMAADLNMPVSLRFCETVREQDGLAMSSRNAYLSADQRHDAPILYRALCEAGSLISGGQLLKFTDAATLIQQILKSSAHISEIQYGSVYDSETLDDISEQDAASYSGKTVTLAIAVKIGSTRLIDNLLVTVP; via the coding sequence ATGCAGCAGTGGTCACAGAAAAAACACTCAGAGGGTAAGACCATTGGGTTTGTACCCACAATGGGAGCTCTTCACAGAGGGCACATCAGCCTCATAGAAGCCTCAAAACAGGAAAATGACCTAACTGTGGTAAGCATATTCGTTAATCCGGCTCAGTTTTCAGCGGGTGAGGATTTTGAAAAATATCCGCGTGATTTTGACGGCGATTTTAAGAAACTTGAGCAGACGGACATAGACGCTCTATTTTTACCACAAGCCTCAGATATGTATGGTGATGGGTTTGCGACATTTATTGAGGTGAGGGGGATTTCCGGCAAGCTATGCGGTGCTTACAGAGCAGGGCACTTCACAGGCGTTGCAACAGTGGTAGCAAAGCTTTTCAACACCATAATGCCAGAGCGCGCCTATTTCGGACTCAAGGACTATCAGCAGTGCGTTGTCATAAGAAAAATGGCAGCCGATTTGAACATGCCGGTAAGTCTCAGATTTTGTGAAACTGTTAGAGAACAGGACGGTCTTGCAATGAGCTCAAGAAACGCATATTTAAGTGCTGACCAAAGACACGATGCTCCCATACTTTACAGGGCACTTTGTGAGGCCGGATCGCTGATAAGTGGAGGGCAGTTGCTAAAATTTACTGATGCCGCCACACTTATACAGCAGATACTAAAATCCTCAGCACACATTAGTGAGATTCAGTACGGCTCCGTGTATGACTCAGAGACGCTTGATGATATTTCAGAGCAAGATGCAGCGTCTTATAGCGGCAAAACCGTTACACTTGCCATAGCTGTGAAAATAGGCTCTACCCGTTTGATAGATAACTTATTAGTAACCGTCCCGTGA